CCTGCGGCAGAGGCTCTATCGACTACCATGTCGTATCCATGTTGTTGAGATACAGCCTTTACTGCTTCATAAATTTCATCTTGAATCGGAGTAATCAGCTTGTTTCTCATCTTTGCCAATTCACCCTCCGGACCAAAATAAGTACGTTTTAGTTCAGCGGCAGCCTTCTCTTTGGCTACGATTTCATCCTCTTTCTTTGTTTTTTGTGCAGCAGAAAGAGTTGACGATTTCGCTTGGTAGTCCTGAAACATTTTCTGTGCCTCTTTTGCCAAGACTTCTACTTCAGCCTGATATTTCTTCGTAGCTTCTTGCATTTGTTCATTAGCGCTTTGAGCAGCCGGAATATTCTTCATAATATATTCCGTATCGATCAATGCAAATTTCTGTGCGTTAGCTGCCATACTAATGGCAAACAGCAGAGTGATAAATAGAACAGACTTTCTCATGACGTTTAGTTTTTTGGTGATACATTTTAGAATTCTTGTCCTAAGATAAAGTGGAATTGGCTTCCTCCATATTGTTTAGAACCAAATACC
The nucleotide sequence above comes from Bacteroides caccae. Encoded proteins:
- a CDS encoding OmpH family outer membrane protein → MRKSVLFITLLFAISMAANAQKFALIDTEYIMKNIPAAQSANEQMQEATKKYQAEVEVLAKEAQKMFQDYQAKSSTLSAAQKTKKEDEIVAKEKAAAELKRTYFGPEGELAKMRNKLITPIQDEIYEAVKAVSQQHGYDMVVDRASAAGIIFANPRIDISDEILRRLGYSN